In Candidatus Dadabacteria bacterium, the sequence TTGGATTTGACAGACGAACTTTTAATATCGAATGGTCAAAGCGTAATTCTAGCAGTGCTTATATTTATAGAGATGCTTTCAATATTGATTCTGTTGCACTAGTTGATGGTATTGAAAACATACAACAAATTGAAAACGCCACTTGCTATGATAGGTCTCAAAGGACTGTCGTAGTTGAAGTTGGGCAGGTGGCACTGGTGCAAAACATTTATGGGGTTTGGGCGGCTATCAAATTTCTTGTGGTTAAAAATGAATATTCTGACACCGACCCCAGCCCACCCCGTCCAGAAAAGCCTAAGCCATGGGATGTAAGCCAATATCTGGCCCGGAAATAAAAAGAATTTTTCTAATCTATATAGGGCGGAGGAAAGACTTGTTTTTGATTATGAGATTAGAGAATCTTACAACTTTCTTAAATGAGTATTTTAAGAAATGGAAATGGTGGAAATCGAACCCGCAACCTCCCCGCTCTTAAATCTTATTGCAATGGGGGGTAGGGGCTTTTTAGAGGGCGGTTTGTCTAGTTATGTATATAAGTTCCAAACAAGGAGATGATAAAGAACTTTAAATGCAAGAAGACAAAACGCTTGTTTGAAGGAAAGCATGTCTCTGATTTCTCAGGTTTTTCCAGACAAGCCGAGAAGCGGCTGAGAATACTGAACGCTTCCGAGACGCTTGAAGACTTGAGAGCCTTGAGGGGTAAT encodes:
- a CDS encoding type II toxin-antitoxin system RelE/ParE family toxin — encoded protein: MIKNFKCKKTKRLFEGKHVSDFSGFSRQAEKRLRILNASETLEDLRALRGNRFEALYGDRTGQYSIRINKQWRICFRWEQGACDVEIVDYH